One Elusimicrobiota bacterium genomic region harbors:
- a CDS encoding DUF4833 domain-containing protein codes for MKIVIAALVLIVLVPVWTVAANLHSNTKPLFFIERNKNKNIVQYDVQLIENNDIRELSPVIVYWILENGKQEELSMIEKKYAYGIDSQKKLGKNQFGILLVALKDRKIIVKKIKGSYKAVLSIGGKYSILKKVYINSEERSIGMPKVLYIDLFGWDIKKNLPITERISI; via the coding sequence ATGAAAATTGTTATTGCCGCATTAGTATTAATCGTGTTAGTTCCTGTCTGGACTGTTGCAGCTAACTTACATAGCAACACTAAGCCTCTTTTTTTTATAGAGCGAAATAAAAACAAAAACATTGTTCAGTATGATGTCCAACTGATTGAAAATAATGACATTAGAGAACTAAGTCCCGTGATAGTATATTGGATTTTGGAAAATGGTAAACAAGAAGAACTAAGTATGATAGAAAAGAAATACGCGTACGGAATTGATTCGCAGAAAAAACTTGGTAAGAACCAATTTGGAATTCTGTTAGTTGCTCTAAAAGACCGGAAGATCATCGTCAAAAAGATAAAAGGCTCTTATAAAGCCGTACTCTCTATTGGAGGCAAATATAGTATTCTCAAAAAAGTCTATATAAATTCCGAAGAACGTTCAATCGGGATGCCCAAAGTCCTCTATATTGATCTCTTCGGTTGGGACATTAAAAAAAATCTTCCAATAACAGAACGAATTAGTATTTAG
- a CDS encoding AI-2E family transporter, producing MQEQNNQSKEKISYFKREQVQKFAPFLLMFGLVLISIYFLRSLIAPILLGCMFTLVLFPVYKKVCSFRISRVLASFLVTSAFAMFILIPITFSIITGTRSALRQISKYQQNNSVGTASIVEKLQIRISKTALNDKVQDILQISDKKLKSAIRSSLTSIEVILERIFETLVKQIPQVVLSGLIVLLTIFFGFIGGGKAIEFIRKITPLPDNKREALFQIIYNSCYSVVFASIVLGIIQALVMALACAITGVKAILFICLLTLIASFVPVIGTAPITIPIIVYFFVVGQIWESVVFAVSAVLIGLVDNIVRPFLLKTRMDLHPFLTLIFVIGAVSVIGFYGLFFGPIIAGILSGSVKLFLDEG from the coding sequence ATGCAAGAACAAAATAATCAAAGCAAAGAAAAGATATCTTATTTTAAAAGAGAGCAAGTCCAAAAATTCGCACCATTTTTATTGATGTTTGGATTAGTTCTAATTTCTATATATTTTCTTCGCAGTTTGATTGCACCTATACTTCTTGGATGTATGTTTACGCTTGTGCTATTTCCTGTTTATAAAAAGGTCTGTTCTTTCCGGATTTCACGCGTATTAGCATCATTTCTGGTCACATCAGCTTTTGCAATGTTTATTCTTATTCCTATAACATTTTCTATCATAACCGGAACAAGATCTGCATTAAGACAGATTTCCAAATACCAGCAAAATAACAGCGTAGGTACCGCCTCAATAGTTGAAAAATTGCAAATTAGAATCTCAAAAACAGCTCTTAATGATAAAGTTCAAGATATTCTGCAGATAAGTGATAAAAAATTAAAATCAGCTATTAGAAGCAGTCTTACTTCGATTGAAGTGATTTTAGAGCGGATTTTTGAAACACTTGTCAAACAAATACCGCAAGTCGTACTTTCCGGGCTAATTGTTCTTCTTACCATTTTTTTTGGTTTTATTGGCGGCGGAAAAGCTATAGAATTTATTCGAAAGATTACTCCGCTACCCGATAACAAGCGCGAAGCATTATTTCAAATCATATATAATTCATGCTATTCTGTCGTTTTTGCATCAATCGTGTTAGGAATAATTCAAGCGTTAGTTATGGCATTGGCTTGTGCAATAACCGGGGTAAAAGCAATTTTGTTTATTTGTCTTCTTACATTAATAGCATCATTTGTTCCGGTAATTGGAACAGCTCCGATTACAATTCCTATTATTGTATATTTTTTTGTTGTCGGGCAAATTTGGGAAAGTGTGGTTTTTGCGGTTTCTGCGGTTTTAATCGGTCTGGTAGATAATATTGTGCGTCCTTTCCTTTTAAAAACAAGAATGGATCTTCATCCGTTTTTAACGTTAATTTTCGTGATTGGAGCAGTTTCTGTAATCGGATTTTATGGTCTTTTTTTTGGTCCCATAATTGCTGGTATTTTGTCAGGTTCTGTTAAACTTTTTCTCGATGAAGGCTAA
- a CDS encoding phosphatase PAP2 family protein, producing MRNKLFLMFFIVAFCGTNLLAKEGYNFFTDSRDVMVSLVNRPKEWGASDWRKLAYIGAGTALFMSFDEKIRDAFQKDNGKHDKSIVVVGGRIWGDYYPTAVAVGALGLYGWTLTPDKSFTKRITVEIVQATLYSEAITFTLKTIIGRARPFVNGSASNYRPFSIFKYNYNSFPGGHSTAAFAVSSVLASNTHSYLLKIAAYTPAVCTVISRVYENKHWASDCFFGAAIGYSVGTWLVNYDNENWPRVQLSSTLQPTIQMKF from the coding sequence ATGCGAAATAAATTATTTTTAATGTTTTTTATTGTTGCTTTTTGCGGAACAAATCTTTTAGCGAAGGAAGGTTACAATTTTTTTACCGACTCGCGCGATGTAATGGTCAGCCTTGTCAACCGGCCAAAAGAATGGGGTGCAAGCGACTGGCGTAAACTTGCGTATATAGGCGCTGGAACAGCGTTGTTTATGTCGTTCGATGAAAAAATTAGAGATGCATTTCAAAAAGATAACGGTAAACACGATAAAAGCATAGTTGTTGTAGGCGGAAGAATATGGGGAGATTATTATCCCACTGCCGTGGCCGTAGGAGCATTAGGGTTATACGGGTGGACATTGACACCTGATAAATCTTTTACAAAGAGAATCACAGTTGAAATAGTACAGGCAACATTATATTCTGAAGCAATTACATTTACACTTAAGACTATTATCGGCAGGGCAAGGCCTTTTGTAAATGGCAGCGCATCCAACTATCGTCCCTTCTCGATTTTTAAATATAATTATAATTCTTTTCCGGGAGGACATTCAACTGCTGCATTTGCGGTTTCATCTGTCCTTGCATCAAATACTCATTCATATTTATTAAAAATCGCAGCGTATACGCCTGCAGTATGCACAGTAATTTCCAGAGTATATGAGAATAAACACTGGGCATCCGATTGTTTTTTCGGCGCCGCAATAGGTTATTCTGTCGGGACTTGGTTGGTGAATTACGATAATGAAAATTGGCCCAGAGTCCAGCTGTCTTCAACCTTGCAGCCGACTATACAAATGAAGTTTTAG
- a CDS encoding BON domain-containing protein, which produces MNTNYLKVLAAGMVTVLLASATVCASETDGRIESSAKDSYVFKTYLKDDSISIQSKDGVVTLKGTVKEESHKSLAKETVSDLPGVKKVNNQLVFKGERLAENSDGWIGIKVKTAILFHKNLNVFKTEVDVKDGVVTLKGEASSQAQKELAAEYAKDVIGVKDVKNDMTVANNPDNTNQTLGEKIDDASITAQVKMALLLHRSTSMIKTKVSTNNGVVTLHGKAKNGAEKSLVGKLAEDIKGVASVVNDMTVAGKKS; this is translated from the coding sequence ATGAACACAAATTATCTAAAAGTACTTGCCGCGGGTATGGTCACAGTTTTACTCGCTAGCGCGACTGTATGCGCTTCTGAAACAGATGGACGCATCGAATCATCTGCTAAGGATTCATATGTATTTAAAACATATCTCAAAGACGATAGTATCAGCATTCAGTCAAAGGACGGTGTTGTTACATTAAAGGGAACCGTAAAGGAAGAGTCACATAAATCATTAGCCAAGGAGACAGTTTCTGATCTTCCCGGGGTTAAAAAAGTGAACAATCAATTGGTTTTCAAAGGTGAGCGTCTTGCCGAAAATTCAGATGGGTGGATTGGAATTAAAGTTAAGACAGCAATCTTGTTCCATAAGAATCTTAATGTTTTTAAGACCGAAGTTGACGTAAAAGACGGGGTTGTGACTTTAAAAGGCGAAGCATCCAGCCAGGCCCAAAAAGAATTGGCAGCTGAATACGCTAAAGATGTCATAGGTGTCAAAGACGTCAAGAATGATATGACGGTGGCTAATAATCCTGATAATACTAATCAGACGTTAGGTGAAAAGATAGACGACGCGTCAATAACCGCTCAGGTTAAGATGGCGTTGTTACTTCATCGCTCAACCAGTATGATTAAAACCAAGGTAAGTACGAATAACGGAGTGGTTACATTACACGGTAAGGCAAAGAATGGCGCCGAGAAGTCGTTAGTCGGTAAACTTGCTGAAGATATAAAAGGTGTTGCAAGCGTGGTCAATGACATGACCGTTGCAGGTAAGAAATCGTAA
- a CDS encoding phosphatase PAP2 family protein — protein MKTFKSVLLLLFFAVICESGLFAENAYNFSQLGSESVDFIKQPGKWGWSDLLKLGVVVGGTAAIHQYDQSIRDFVLKHPKNADSLPVKIGEQWGGYYVLPLSIVGFYIHGCLADNNTTKKMGFEIAQGAIYAETISVIMKFGIGRARPYTNEGPSHFKSFSFFDSNNNSFPAGHVDAAFVLSTVLSRNIDSKFWKVLVYVPAGLTAVSRVYRDYHWASDCLFGAAIGYYVGTWVVDLHEKKESKIHLSSTYPPTIQYDF, from the coding sequence GTGAAAACGTTTAAAAGTGTATTGCTTTTGTTGTTTTTTGCTGTCATCTGCGAATCCGGTCTTTTTGCAGAAAATGCTTATAATTTTTCCCAGCTTGGAAGCGAGTCAGTTGACTTCATCAAGCAGCCGGGAAAATGGGGTTGGAGCGATTTGTTAAAACTGGGAGTTGTAGTCGGCGGTACGGCTGCAATTCACCAATATGATCAGTCAATCCGCGATTTTGTTTTGAAACATCCTAAAAATGCAGACAGTCTTCCGGTGAAAATAGGCGAGCAGTGGGGCGGTTATTATGTCCTTCCGTTATCAATTGTTGGGTTTTATATACACGGCTGCCTGGCGGATAATAACACCACCAAAAAAATGGGTTTTGAAATTGCCCAGGGTGCGATTTATGCAGAAACGATTTCAGTTATAATGAAATTTGGTATCGGCAGGGCAAGGCCATATACCAACGAAGGTCCATCCCATTTTAAATCATTTTCGTTTTTTGACAGTAACAATAATTCTTTTCCCGCAGGACATGTGGATGCGGCATTTGTGTTGTCAACCGTCCTTTCGAGAAATATAGATTCTAAATTCTGGAAAGTTTTAGTTTACGTTCCTGCCGGACTCACGGCAGTTTCCAGGGTTTATCGTGACTATCATTGGGCGTCTGATTGCCTTTTTGGAGCTGCAATCGGTTATTATGTCGGAACTTGGGTAGTAGATCTTCATGAAAAGAAAGAATCAAAGATTCACCTTTCTTCAACTTATCCACCGACAATACAGTATGATTTTTAA
- a CDS encoding OmpA family protein, giving the protein MKKNILLPVLVVFGLALFSGCATTKEPKVVILEKLIILEDMHFQYNTDILTKAGKKAILRNLKVLNDNPGIKIRIAGYTASSGTEEENQKLSERRANTVREILIAGNIAPERLKAIGYGEARPAMYEPVPKNIDSTEAAANRRVLFEIIVK; this is encoded by the coding sequence ATGAAAAAAAATATTTTGTTGCCAGTGTTAGTTGTTTTTGGATTAGCCTTGTTTTCGGGTTGTGCCACAACGAAAGAACCGAAGGTCGTCATTCTCGAGAAGCTAATCATTCTTGAGGATATGCATTTTCAATATAATACGGATATCCTTACGAAAGCGGGAAAGAAGGCGATATTACGGAATCTCAAAGTTCTGAATGATAACCCTGGTATTAAAATCCGCATTGCGGGATATACCGCTTCCTCAGGCACTGAAGAGGAAAACCAAAAGTTAAGTGAAAGAAGGGCGAATACTGTAAGGGAAATACTTATAGCCGGAAATATTGCGCCGGAAAGGCTAAAAGCGATTGGATATGGTGAGGCGAGACCGGCAATGTATGAACCGGTACCTAAGAACATCGACTCAACAGAAGCAGCAGCCAACAGAAGGGTTCTTTTTGAAATTATAGTGAAATAG
- a CDS encoding ice-binding family protein, with amino-acid sequence MKFKKIFSVFTICFFVCSVLVAAGLRFGMTGAVKQKVKDLDKKVIVKKAAASADTTAPTVSSTIAANAATGVAVNANITATFSEVMEHETITTATFTLMKGTTVVSGAVTYMGTTATLDPTSNLVSSTTYTATISIGAKDLASNALAAAYTWTFTTVAVAAPSVPGAGTGRGGLGVGPSPVDLGTAGNYVILSKSGISTVPTSAITGDIGVSPIDRTAITGFSETMDASNIFSTALQVTGNIYAADYAVPTPANMTTAVSDMETAYTNAAGRAADFTEVGAGNIGGMTLPPGTYKWGTSLIIPTDVTLSGGPNDVWIFEIAGDITMASAKNVTLAGGALPKNIFWQTFGFVSLGTTSHFEGVILSKTEIAMKTGATINGRLLSQTAVTLDQNAVTKPAP; translated from the coding sequence ATGAAATTTAAAAAGATATTTTCAGTTTTTACAATATGTTTTTTTGTTTGTTCCGTTTTGGTTGCCGCAGGTTTAAGATTTGGGATGACCGGCGCGGTAAAACAAAAAGTGAAAGATTTGGATAAAAAAGTGATAGTGAAAAAAGCGGCGGCATCGGCAGACACCACTGCCCCCACCGTGAGTTCCACAATCGCTGCGAATGCGGCCACTGGTGTAGCGGTCAATGCTAACATCACCGCCACCTTCAGTGAGGTGATGGAACATGAAACAATCACAACTGCGACCTTTACATTAATGAAAGGGACCACAGTTGTTTCAGGTGCGGTGACCTACATGGGTACAACCGCTACCTTAGATCCAACCAGCAACCTTGTATCCAGTACCACCTATACAGCGACAATCAGCATTGGTGCCAAGGACCTGGCAAGTAATGCATTGGCAGCAGCCTATACATGGACATTTACGACAGTCGCAGTAGCAGCACCATCCGTTCCAGGCGCCGGCACGGGCAGAGGCGGCTTAGGTGTAGGTCCATCGCCAGTAGATCTTGGAACAGCAGGCAATTATGTGATTCTATCAAAATCAGGAATCTCAACCGTTCCAACCTCCGCAATCACCGGTGATATCGGCGTGAGTCCCATCGACCGGACCGCTATCACGGGATTTTCAGAAACAATGGATGCCTCAAATATATTTTCGACAGCCCTTCAGGTAACCGGAAATATATATGCAGCCGACTATGCGGTTCCAACCCCCGCTAATATGACCACGGCTGTAAGCGACATGGAAACTGCGTATACCAATGCCGCAGGACGAGCTGCTGATTTTACAGAAGTTGGTGCCGGAAATATTGGAGGGATGACCCTTCCCCCTGGTACATATAAATGGGGAACCAGTCTTATAATTCCTACGGATGTTACGCTCTCGGGTGGACCAAACGATGTCTGGATCTTCGAGATAGCGGGAGATATCACCATGGCCTCTGCTAAGAATGTGACACTGGCAGGCGGTGCACTACCCAAGAACATCTTCTGGCAGACCTTCGGTTTTGTGTCCCTTGGTACGACATCACACTTTGAAGGGGTGATATTGTCGAAAACAGAAATCGCAATGAAGACTGGCGCAACAATAAACGGCAGACTGTTGTCACAGACTGCGGTCACTCTTGATCAAAATGCGGTTACAAAACCTGCTCCGTAA
- a CDS encoding response regulator gives MWVCNLPVRARLAAGQAGCPGFLQTGVDKYLLYPSSIDRFLNIPYNANIKLEELYFNKEHGEMPSIKKQIFIVDDDESVCRALKYLLMTFGFEVSTFLSAEKFLSDVPDSVNGCLLLDIHMPGLDGWETLKRIIKSGSKRPVVIISADKNGGLKEQALKTGAAGFFQKPVNGQELVDLINKVYL, from the coding sequence ATGTGGGTATGTAATTTACCAGTCCGAGCCCGACTTGCTGCAGGGCAGGCAGGATGTCCCGGTTTTTTGCAAACCGGCGTCGATAAATATCTGTTATACCCAAGTTCAATTGACCGTTTTCTGAATATACCATATAATGCAAACATAAAGTTGGAAGAATTGTATTTCAACAAGGAGCATGGTGAAATGCCATCAATCAAGAAACAAATTTTTATTGTGGATGATGATGAATCAGTGTGCCGCGCACTTAAATATTTGTTAATGACTTTTGGGTTTGAAGTGAGCACTTTCCTTTCCGCAGAGAAATTTTTAAGCGATGTGCCGGACAGTGTTAATGGCTGTTTGCTTCTGGACATACATATGCCGGGATTGGATGGATGGGAAACTTTAAAGCGGATTATTAAATCCGGGTCCAAACGTCCGGTTGTTATTATTTCAGCAGATAAAAATGGCGGTCTAAAGGAGCAGGCTTTAAAAACCGGGGCAGCAGGGTTTTTTCAAAAACCGGTTAACGGCCAGGAGTTGGTCGATTTAATCAATAAGGTGTATTTGTAA
- a CDS encoding DUF3943 domain-containing protein — MVSKLVRILKILTSVVLIVSPLIGLMMSCVFSEQQSPKEEVTSADSKDKPGNILSYDKYYDLQNDDPEYNKKSSFWRPTAGIVTQNIFIWSIDRYVSNADYARIGFNTWSHNLKKGWVFDDDVFNMNFLLHPLGGSGYFNWGRSNGYNYYESGLYAAGGSMMWEYFGENTLPSYNDLINTSINGMFIGEITYRLSSIVLDDRATGTERFFRELVAGIIDLPRGLNRLIDGKAKTVTSKEVYQKEPLNITLTTGLRSIGGKNFVPRSSQVIYNFQFDYGDPFIDRSRKPFDYFTVNTEFSSYPGMPRRQLTKLTGYGILLDKNVEYKDTKMLLGIFQHLDYWDNNVFELGTMAFGPGVISNIPISVNSNLYSSLHLGLIPLAANNTRFGPQETQVRDYNYGDGLEGKFESGLEIGKRVTVSFLYYYYWIHTYFGFMGDNYIGIMKPNITLKIFNKMSIGFEDQVYYNNRYPRDFKNVDTTKTEQRIFLSFYLEDFMYRRK; from the coding sequence ATGGTATCAAAATTAGTCCGTATCTTAAAGATATTAACTTCCGTTGTTTTAATTGTGTCACCATTAATTGGATTAATGATGTCATGTGTTTTTTCTGAGCAGCAAAGTCCAAAGGAAGAAGTAACTTCTGCAGACAGCAAGGATAAGCCCGGGAATATATTATCATACGACAAATATTATGATTTACAGAACGACGATCCGGAATATAACAAAAAGAGTTCTTTCTGGAGACCTACTGCAGGTATTGTTACCCAAAATATTTTTATATGGTCAATCGACAGATATGTCTCAAATGCGGATTATGCCAGAATAGGATTCAATACATGGAGCCACAACTTAAAAAAAGGATGGGTATTTGACGATGATGTTTTTAATATGAATTTCTTATTACATCCTCTCGGCGGCAGCGGTTATTTTAATTGGGGACGTTCAAATGGTTACAATTATTATGAATCAGGATTATATGCAGCCGGAGGTAGTATGATGTGGGAGTACTTTGGCGAAAACACTTTGCCTTCTTATAATGATTTAATTAATACGTCTATTAACGGAATGTTTATCGGTGAGATAACTTACAGATTGAGTTCAATTGTTCTTGATGATAGAGCGACCGGGACGGAAAGGTTTTTTAGGGAGCTGGTTGCCGGAATAATTGATCTTCCGCGAGGTCTCAACAGGCTTATAGACGGCAAGGCAAAAACCGTAACTTCTAAGGAAGTATATCAAAAGGAACCGCTCAATATCACGTTGACTACAGGACTACGCAGTATCGGTGGAAAAAACTTTGTTCCACGCTCTTCACAGGTAATATATAATTTTCAGTTTGATTACGGAGATCCGTTTATAGACAGATCACGCAAGCCGTTTGATTATTTTACTGTTAACACAGAGTTTAGTTCTTATCCCGGAATGCCAAGAAGACAGCTGACTAAACTAACCGGCTATGGAATTTTACTCGACAAAAACGTTGAATATAAAGACACGAAAATGCTATTAGGAATATTCCAACATTTAGACTACTGGGACAACAATGTTTTTGAATTAGGCACCATGGCATTTGGTCCCGGAGTAATATCGAACATTCCAATTAGTGTCAATTCAAATCTTTATTCTAGTTTACATCTTGGTTTAATACCTTTAGCCGCAAACAATACACGGTTTGGACCTCAAGAAACTCAGGTAAGAGATTATAATTATGGCGATGGGTTGGAAGGAAAGTTTGAAAGCGGACTTGAAATCGGCAAAAGGGTTACCGTATCATTTTTGTATTATTATTATTGGATTCATACATATTTTGGATTTATGGGGGATAATTATATCGGCATAATGAAGCCCAATATAACGCTTAAAATTTTTAATAAAATGAGTATTGGATTTGAAGATCAGGTATACTATAACAATAGATATCCCCGTGATTTTAAGAACGTTGACACTACAAAGACGGAGCAAAGAATATTTCTTTCATTTTATTTGGAAGATTTCATGTACAGAAGAAAATAA
- a CDS encoding entericidin A/B family lipoprotein, giving the protein MKRNFFFIFVVLVLTTSLMGCNTMKGAGKDVESVGKSIQKTANDND; this is encoded by the coding sequence ATGAAAAGGAACTTTTTTTTTATTTTTGTAGTTTTAGTCTTAACTACCTCGCTCATGGGTTGTAACACGATGAAAGGCGCGGGAAAGGATGTAGAGAGCGTAGGGAAAAGTATTCAAAAGACTGCTAATGATAATGATTAA
- a CDS encoding response regulator: protein MDNLKPLIYVVDDDVSICRALTLLLKSHGFKVETFIRAADFLAYKHPNLPSCLVSDIRLPDINGLTLQEVMAQRGISIPIIFITGHGDIPMSVKGMKAGAVDFLPKPFTKKKLLGAITQAISKSKSQNKQQAEISKIKRRIKTLSPRELEVFILVAKGMLSKQIAYKRGTALQTIKVHRGRVMKKMKAETVTELIHFAQKAGITSSKA, encoded by the coding sequence ATGGATAATCTCAAACCACTTATATATGTTGTTGATGACGACGTCTCAATATGTAGGGCACTAACCTTATTGTTAAAATCACACGGGTTCAAAGTAGAAACATTTATACGAGCAGCAGACTTTCTGGCATATAAGCATCCCAATCTGCCGTCATGTCTGGTCTCGGATATCCGCCTGCCGGATATAAACGGGCTTACTCTTCAGGAAGTAATGGCGCAAAGGGGGATTTCTATCCCCATTATCTTTATCACAGGGCATGGTGATATTCCGATGAGCGTGAAAGGTATGAAGGCAGGAGCTGTTGATTTTCTTCCCAAACCTTTTACCAAGAAGAAACTACTTGGAGCCATTACGCAAGCCATCTCAAAAAGCAAATCTCAAAATAAACAACAAGCCGAAATATCAAAAATAAAACGGCGCATCAAGACTTTGTCTCCGCGAGAACTGGAAGTTTTTATACTTGTAGCCAAGGGTATGTTGAGTAAACAAATTGCCTACAAGCGTGGAACTGCCCTTCAAACCATCAAGGTTCACCGCGGTCGTGTCATGAAGAAAATGAAAGCTGAAACAGTAACAGAACTTATCCATTTTGCCCAAAAAGCAGGCATTACTTCCTCCAAAGCATAA
- a CDS encoding lmo0937 family membrane protein produces the protein MLNTIAVVLIVLWLLGFVTGYTIHGFIHVLLVIAVIVVLIRIIRGQKIL, from the coding sequence ATGTTAAATACGATTGCTGTAGTACTTATTGTACTTTGGTTGTTAGGTTTTGTCACAGGTTACACGATTCACGGGTTCATTCATGTTTTGCTTGTAATCGCAGTTATTGTGGTATTGATAAGAATCATTCGCGGGCAAAAAATATTATAG
- a CDS encoding OmpA family protein produces MKKNSLKIKKCVVSASLFLTLSMPVFGKDSGIGTKPFSIGPRATYYNPKDAEEGQWYGGAQARLHLSPSLGLEGSIDFRRNSFNSLTSIKTYPVQVSLLEYLMPGAVWSPFLLGGVGWYYTRTEGPNNFSNTTNRFGLHVGAGLETMLTDNLSLDGSYRYVLLESVESKDINALNKTYDDNGSMVTIALNFLFSFPEKSAHVQPVVQPTPKAEIKPEPKPVPVVEPNVIILEKLIVLDDTHFKFDTATLTEEGTKVVIENTKVLQDNPEAKIRIAGYASASGTEEYNQKLSERRAKAVEEILIKDGGIAPERLTTIGYGKTRPAEYEPIPGNINSKEAHANMRVLFEIIVK; encoded by the coding sequence ATGAAGAAGAACAGTCTAAAAATTAAGAAGTGTGTTGTATCGGCATCGTTATTTTTAACTTTGTCTATGCCGGTATTTGGAAAGGATTCTGGTATAGGAACCAAGCCGTTTTCAATTGGTCCCAGGGCAACTTATTACAATCCAAAAGATGCAGAAGAGGGGCAATGGTATGGTGGTGCTCAGGCCCGGTTGCATTTGTCGCCCAGTTTGGGATTGGAAGGATCTATTGATTTTCGCCGTAATAGTTTTAACAGTCTTACAAGTATTAAAACTTATCCTGTTCAGGTGAGCTTGTTGGAATATCTTATGCCCGGTGCTGTTTGGAGTCCGTTCTTGCTCGGAGGTGTAGGTTGGTATTATACCAGGACAGAAGGTCCGAACAATTTTAGCAATACCACAAACAGGTTTGGTTTGCATGTCGGTGCCGGTCTTGAGACCATGTTGACTGATAATCTATCCCTGGATGGAAGTTATCGTTACGTTTTGTTGGAAAGCGTGGAGTCTAAAGATATAAATGCGCTGAATAAAACCTATGATGACAACGGTTCCATGGTTACAATAGCGCTCAATTTTCTATTCTCGTTTCCGGAAAAATCCGCTCATGTTCAGCCGGTGGTTCAGCCAACGCCAAAGGCGGAAATAAAACCTGAACCTAAACCTGTGCCTGTCGTTGAACCTAACGTCATCATCCTTGAGAAGCTAATTGTTCTTGATGATACGCATTTCAAATTTGATACGGCAACCCTTACAGAAGAAGGGACGAAGGTAGTGATAGAGAATACCAAAGTCCTGCAAGATAACCCTGAAGCTAAAATCCGCATTGCCGGGTATGCCTCAGCATCAGGCACTGAAGAGTACAACCAAAAATTGAGCGAAAGAAGAGCAAAGGCAGTAGAGGAAATACTCATTAAAGACGGAGGTATTGCACCGGAAAGGCTGACAACAATCGGATATGGCAAAACAAGACCGGCAGAGTATGAACCTATACCCGGTAACATTAACTCAAAAGAAGCGCATGCCAACATGAGAGTTCTTTTTGAAATAATAGTGAAATAA